The DNA region TTATGACAATATCCTATTCCAGGAAGATGCCAAAAAAATTATCATTCTAAAAGGAGGACCAGGAGTTGGCAAGTCCTCTTTTATGAAAAAGATTAGCGAAAGATTTTACAATTTAGGATACAATCTCGAACATCACCATTGCTCTTCCGATAATAATGCCCTGGATGGCATTGTTATTACAGATTTAAAGGTAGCCATTTTAGACGGAACTGCTCCCCATGTGGTGGACCCAATTAACCCCGGGGCTATCGATGAAATTCTCAACTTAGGCGAGTATTGGAATGAAGAAGGCATTCGCAAAAATAAAGACAGGATTATGAGTATCCATAAGGAAGTAGGAAGGCTTTTTAAAAAAGCTTACAATTATTTAGCAGCAGGCGCAGCAATTTATGAAGCATGGGCAAATACAGAAAGGCTGGCACTTAATCAGTCGAAATTGAATTTAAAATCATGGGAGCTATTAGAATCTATATTTGAAAAATATCCTGTAAAAAACCAGATCGGTAAGGACAGACATCTATTTGGCACAGCAATAACTCCTAATGGTTTAACAGAATATCTTCATACAATCATTGGAACCAGTAAAAATGTATATATCATTAAAGATTCTCCCGGTGCTTCTGCAAAACAACTCATGAACAGAATTCATAATGAAGCAGTTATAAAAGGTTTTTATGTGGAATGTTATCATTCCCCCATAGATGTTGATAAGATTGAAGATATTCTTATTCCTGAACTTGACTGTGCAATTACGGTATCTAATGATTATCATAAAGCTAAAGTACTTCCAACCAATGTAGTGGACCTTACAACTTGTCTAGAAGAATCGATTTATAGACCTCTGCAAGCAGAAATCGATAGAGATAAAAAACTCTTTGACGATCTCCTTCAAAGAGCCATCGCTTCCATTCAAAAAGCTAAAAAAGCTCACGATGAACTGGAAAGCTATTATATTCCAAGTATGGATTTTGAAAAAATTAATGATGTATTAGAAAATACAGTGAAAAAAATAATGACATTTGTAGAATAATATAATAATAAAATACCTTTTCACGTCTTGTTTTTATTGAAAGATGTGTTAATATATGGTAATATCATCAAGGAAACTTAAGTATTGAAAGGAGAACTACGATGACTAAATATGTAAAGATTAAAGCTGACTTAAATTCACAGACTTTCCTTTATCTTTTGGAAAAACAAACGGAAAAAAGTTATATTATTTTTCAAAAATCCATATATCCTGGTGAAAAGAACAGGTATTTATTTTTTAATAATCTTCAAATTGCTGAATTACAATTTAATAAATTAATAAATTGATTTCATAGATATCAGTCATAATTAAACGCCTCCTTCATATATATAAAATTGTAACCACTTATATATGTAAGGAGGCTTAATATGTCTTCCACAAAAATATTTGTTTTGAGGCTGAAAGAAGTCATTTATACATCCCTATTTGCTATTTTAGGATTGATACTGCTCATCGTACTCATCTTTATGTTGATTCCTAACAAAAAAGGGGATACGGCAATCTATGATGACGGAGTATATACCGCTCCAGTCAACCTGGATTATGCTTCTTTCAATGTTTCAGTAGTCGTCGAAGATGATAAAATTACATCTGTTGAATTGACCGATTTTAATGAAGACATGGCTGTTATGTATCCTCTTATCGAGCCTACCATGGCTTATCTTAACAAACAAATTACTAAAAAACAAAGTTTAGATGTCAAAGCTCCTGAAGAATCCGTGCATACAACAAAAATCCTTCTCGACGGAATAAAAGCAGCTTTAGATAACAAACATTAATCCCATTTTTTCCAGTAATCTTGTTCTTCTCCACTGTCAGCTGCAGCCAGGTACATATCCACTATTTTAAATATTTCCGATTCATCTTCTAACTGATAGAATTTTTTTCCGTTTTTTACTTCAATATTGGGAATGGACTTAGCTCCGTCATTGACCAATGATAAAAATTTTTGCTCCCACTCAAGAGCTTTTTCTTCCCCAAGTTCTTCATATCCAATAATTTCGGATTTTACTTCTTCAATAAAATCTTCCAAAGGCATTTTAACCATCTTAATTCCTCCTCAGTAATAAAATCAATATTATTATATCACGTTTAAAAGCCCATTATAAAACATAATGGGCTTTTAAAACAGTGCTTTTATTCATGTTTTAATTTTCCTGTAATCGTATATTCAATCCACTCGCATATATTGGTAGCATGATCAGCCATTCTTTCTAAATATTTAGTAATAAAAATAAGATATGTACCCTGTGTAATAAAAGTTCCTTCAACTTTCATCAGATCCTGAATTTCTTTTATAATATCCTCAAAATACTGATCTATGATATCATCATCTTTTATAACTCTTCTTGCCTTACAGATATCCCTTTCTACATAGCTGTCAATCGTATCTTTAACCATCTTTTTCACTTGCTGTGCCATCATCGGTATATGTTCAAGAGGTTTTTTATAAGATTCATTGAAAAGTCGAATGACATATTCAGAAATATCTGCACAGTGGTCTGCGATTCTTTCCAAATCCGTAACGATTTTTAATACTGAAGTAATTAATCTTAAGTCACTTGCAATGGGTTGCTGTCTTGTAATAAGCATAATACATTCTGTTTCCATGGCAAGTTCCATTTGATCAATTTCATCATCTCTTTGAATAACTTCCTGTGCTAAGTCTATATCTTGATTTTTCATTGCTCTAATTGTATCATCTATGGACTGCTCGATCAGGGTTCCCATTTTTAGAAGATGCTGATGCATCTTATTTAACTCTCTTTCAAATTCATATCTTATGGGCATAGCTTCAATCCTTTCATTTAAATTCAATAAAGATTAACCAAATCTTCCGGTAATATAATCTTCTGTCTTCTTATCCTTTGGATTACTAAAAACTTTTTCCGTTTTATCAAATTCGATCATCTCTCCTAACAGGAAAAATGCTGTGCGATCCGATATTCGTGCTGCCTGCTGCATATTGTGAGTGACAATGATGATGGTATAATTCTTTTTGAGAGTTACCGCCAAATCCTCAATTTTTAAAGTAGATATCGGATCAAGAGCAGAAGTGGGCTCATCCATAAGAAGTACTTCCGGTTCTACTGCGAGAGCTCTTGCAATACAAAGTCTTTGCTGTTGCCCTCCTGAAAGTCCCAAGGCATTCTTTTTTAATCTGTCTTTGACTTCATCCCAAATGGCTGCCGCTTGAAGGCTCTTTTCCACAATTTCATCCAGTATCGCTTTCTTTTTTATTCCATGGGTTCGTGGGCCATAAGCGATATTATCGTAGATACTCATGGGGAAAGGATTAGGCTTTTGAAATACCATCCCTACCCTCTTTCTTAATTGAATGACATCTATATCGTTAAATATATCTTTTCCGTCTAATGTTATCTGGCCTGTAATCTTTACGCCTTCCACTAAATCATTCATTCTGTTTAAGGTTTTTAAAAGTGTAGATTTACCGCAACCTGAAGGCCCTATAAAAGCAGTAATCTCTTTTTCCGGGATATCCATATCGATGTTTTTTAAAGCTTGAAAATCCCCATAAAAAAGATTTAAATTGCTTATGCTAAATTTAGAGTGGTTCATAAATCTTCTCCTTCATATTCTGGATTTATTCAGTTTCTTTCCAATCAGATTGGCAATAAAGTTCATTGTCAAAACAATAATAATCAATACTGTAGCCGTAGCAAAAGCATTGGCAAAATCTCCTTCTTTCGTTAAAACATACATATGAACCGATAATGTTCTGGAAGAATCCATGATGCTTCTTGCCATACGAGGAGCAAATCCTACAGTAAAATATACTGCTGCAGTCTCTCCAACAATACGACCAATACTTAAAATAACTGCTGAAAGAATACCTGGAAGAGCACAGGGTAAAACGACTTTCATAATCGTTCTTAATTTTGAAGCGCCCAATCCCAAACTCCCTTCCCGGTAAGAAACAGGAACCGATTTAAGTGCTTCTTCCGTCGTACGAATCATCGTTGGAAGCACCATAATGCTTAATGTCATAGCACCGGACAGCAAAGAATATTTCCATTCCAACTGTGTAACAAAAAATAAATATCCAAATAAGCCAAAAACAATGGATGGAATACCTGATAAACTCTCTGTTGCAAAGCGAATGACTCGAACAATTTTCCCCGATTTTGCATATTCAACAAGATAAATGGCAGAGCATATTCCTATGGGCGGAGCGATAAGAAGGGTCAAAATTACGATATAGCATGTTGCTATGATCATAGGATAAATCCCTCCCCCTCCAAAACCTTGGGGAGCTGTCGTTAAAAAATCCCAGTTGATTTTTCCGATACCGTTGATAACCACATAAAGTAAAATCCAAGCCACTACACCTACTGTAATAAAAGCTGCTGCCCATATCATTGCCAAGATGACTATATCTGTTAATTTTCTATTTTTCACTTTACTCACCTGCCCTATGGGTTATAACATTAAGAATAATATTTAAAATCATGATAAAAATGAATAGTATCACTCCAGTAGCAAATAACGCTTCCTGGGCTAATCCATAAGCATATCCCATTTCTAATGCGATATTGGCAGTTAATGTTCTAATAGGCTTTAGAACAGACTTTGGAATGATTGCTGCATTGCCTGAAATCAATATCACAGCCATGGTTTCTCCTATGGCCCTTCCTATTCCCAAAACAATACCGGCCGTTATTCCTGATTTTGCAGCGGGAATAATCACAGTAAAAATAGTTTTTATATGCGAAGCGCCTAAAGCCAAGGCTCCTTCTTTATATTCTTTTGGAACTGTGCGGATCGATGTTTCAGAAATGCTTATGATCGTTGGAAGAATCATAATTCCTAAAATAATGCATACAGCAAGGAGACTATTTCCTGGTCCTCCTAATTTTTTAGCGATCAGAGGTACAATCACAATAAGTCCAAAAAAGCCATAAATAACTGAAGGAATGCCCGCCAAGAGTTCCACTGCCGGCTTTACCAGTCTGACAAGCCATTCTGGTGCCAGTTCTGCAATAAATACTGCTGTTAAAACACCTATGGGAACACCTATTAAAATTGCTCCGGCAGTAGCACAAAGAGAGCCTAAAATCATGGGCATGAGTCCAAATATTTCTCCTTCCGGGTTCCACTGGGTTCCAAATATAAAATCCAATATGCCTATTTTAAATATTGCCGGAGAACCTTTTATAAATATAAAAAATGTAATCATAATAACACTTAAAACTGAAACGAAAGCACACAGAAAGAAAAATTTCTCCACAATTTTTTCTATTATTTTAGTGTGTTGTAATTTCTTTGGTATTTCCAGCCTATGAGTTTCAACTTTATGAATTAGATTCGGTAAGATCATCTCTTTTATACTCATTTTCTTTCTCCTTCCTATAGGCATAAACAAAGAACCTTTTAAGATAAAGGTTCCATGTTTATGTATAAGATAACTCTTTTATTTTGCAGGGATATACTTTTCTGATACGATTTTTTGCCCTTCTTCTCCCAGAGCAAAGTCAAGGAAGCTTTGGGCTTCTTTGCTTACTTCGCCTTTTGTCACCAGAAGGAGAGGTCTTGAAATCTTATAGGTTCCCGATTTTACATTTTCAACAGTAGCTTCTACGCCTTCGATTGTAACTGCTTTTATAGTTTCATCAAGATATCCTAAAGAAAGATAACCTATTGCATTCTCCTGAGTGGTTACGGATGTTTTTAAAGCCCCATTACTGTCAAAAGTCAATGCATCTGCCACCATCCCACTGACTTCTTTCCCATCATCGGTTTTGTCCAAAAGTCCTACGATTTCTTCAAAAGCACTTCTTGTACCGGAACCTGCTTCACGGCCTAATACCACAATCGGCGCATCACTTCCTCCAATTTCACTCCAGTTTTTAATTTCACCTCTGAATATTTTATTTACCGTGTCAATGTCTAAATCAGAAATCGGATTAGAAGGATGAACTACCACAGCAATTCCGTCATAGGCCAGTACATACTCTGTTAACCCCCACGTCTTTTCCTCTTCTTTTAATTCGCGGGAAGACATTCCTATATCTACATTCCCGGCTTCAGCATCTTTGATCCCTGTGGAAGACCCTCCCCCTTGAACATTAACAGTAATTTCAGGTTCTACAGCTGAAAATGCATCTGCAATGGCTTGTGCAACCGGAAGTACTGTAGTAGATCCACTCATTGCCACCGTACCTTCCAATAATTCTTCTGCATTATTCTCTTCTGCTTGTGTATTTTGCTGTGACACTGTTTCTTCTTTGGATGCTGTTTCTTCAATATTTTTTTCTTGACTTGTGCATCCTGAAAAAAGACCAATTACCATGACCATTGTCATAATCACACTTAATAGATGTAATTTTCTCATTGTTATTCCTCCCCAAAGATATTTGTCTGATCTCTAACCTTATTTACAAGATAACTTTAACATCTTTTTGTTAATCCCATATAATGGATATGTTAATTCTATGTTAACTTTTTAATTGAAACATAGACGTCTTGTTTTCTAAATCCTGTGCCATTTTCAGAAGTTCTTCACTGCTTCTGAAGATTTTTTCAATATTCGATGTTTGCTCTTCTACACTTTCATGAATATGTCTGCACATCAATGCTGAATCCTCCACTTGATGAGCTATGTGCTCGATCCCTTCCAATAAATTATTTTTTTCTAAATTCATATAATAAATCGCTTCGTTTAAACGAGTGATCTTTAATGCAATTTCTCCTGCAATCTTATCAATATGAGTAAATACATTCTCCGTATTTAACATCGCCTCATACTGCAGAGTTGATATTTGCCTGACTTCTTCCATAATCCGTGTCGCTTTTTCAACTTGAGAAACCATCTCTCCTAAATAACTGTACATTGTATGTGTAAGCTTTTCTGTCTGTTCTGCCAATAATCGAATTTCTGTTGCCACAACTCCAAAACTTCTTCCATATTCACCTGCTCTCGCTGCTTCTATAGAAGCATTTAATGAAATCAAATTGGTTTGTCGGGCTATGTCTTCGATGTTATATATTATGTTTGCAACTGCTTTTGTTTTGGATTGCAGTCCTTCAATCTCTATAGTAACTTCTTTCCCTAAGTCCATACCCGTTTTGGAGATCTTGTGTAATTCTTTCACCCGTTCTACTCCTAATCTATTGACTCTCTTACTTTCCTCTGCCTGTTCCATAACTTCCCGTGCATTCTGAATGATTACATTTATATAATCCGAAAACTGCATCGTTTGCTTTAACATATGATCTGTCTCTGTAAACTGCAAATCAGAAGTGGATGATAATTGTTCCAAAGAAGCAGATATGACTTGAGCAGATACTGAATGGCTCTCGCAAATCCGATGAAATTCTTTAGAAGAATAAAACAATAAATGAGCAGTTTCTAAAATGCTTTTTACCAAATTTCGTATTTGCTCAATCATTTCATTAAATTTTCTAGTTAATTTCCCCACTTCATCTCTAGATTGTTCTATTAAATGAACCTCCAGATCTCCCTGCTCTACCTTTTTCATGCCGTCTAACAGATATTTCATAGGCTTTGTAATTCCAGACACAATCCATATGCTAAAGCATATTCCTAATATGAGAACTACGAGTAAAATCATTACATTTTTCAGAATCATATTTTTGATATCATCTTCTATTTCTTTACTCTCCATCACAACGATAAATTTCCATCCTGTTCGGGCATTGGTTGTGAAATTCATAAAATACTCTTTCCCATTGATTTCATACTCCAACTGCCCTGTATCTAAGTCTTTTATTTTTTCAAAAAATGGTTCAGAAGAAATGCTTTTGGAAATCATCTCTTTTTTCCTATGGGCAGTAATAATACCATCAGAATTTACCGCATATGCATATCCCGTTTTCCCTAAATAAATCTCTTCTAAAATGGAACTAAAATAGTCTGTAGATACTGCAGCAGCAACAACACCTATTGTTTTTGCATCCTTATTCACAGTTTTAGCAATAATAATTTCAGTATTTCCAGATTGTTCATTGGCTGCTGGAGACAGATAAACCACTCTTCCTTTATTACTCATAGCCTTTTTATACCATACTTCTTTTGTAGGCTCATAATTTAGGGAGACAGTTTTCGTCTCGGGATATTGATAAAAAATATTATTATAAGTGGCAATCATTAATCTTTTGATCGCGCCATTTCCTTCTTCGTAATACTTAAAATCTCCCAGAATTTTTTTCTTGTTATCTTCAGAAATCAAAATGTTGGAAACACTATTCTCTCTAGAAATAGCCTGAAGAGTTAATTCAATGCTTGCAAATAATTTTTCAGAAGATTTTTCAATCTGCTTTGCCAATAGAATTTCTGACTCATTGGCAAATCGCTTAATTCTCCTAGTTGTCTCCAAGGAATTGTTGATCACTACGATAATGAGACTGCTTACTTGCATTACAATTACAACAACCAGAATTTTATTCAATATGCTTTTACTGAATGATTTCACAAACAGTTCCATGCAAGTCCTCCTTATTCTTCATGTTCTTCATGATCTTTTGATAAATCATTTGTTGTATCATAGCCTTTATCAGTAAAATTAAAATAAAGTTCTTGTTAAATTCTTGTTAATCTTTTTTAAGCCAAAAAACAACTGCATTGTATTTGTAAAATAAAAAAGTTTGGTCCCGTGCAAACAAGACAAACTTTCTTATGTCATAAAAAAAGAACAAGAATTAAATCCTTGTTCTTTTCCATATTCTGCACTTAATTTTTTATTCTCGGAAGGGTAACGGTAAAAATACTCCCCACTCCTTCTTTACTGTTTACCTCGATCGTACCATCATAAAGTTTCACAATATGTTTTACAATAGAAAGACCAAGTCCTGTTCCACCCATTTTTCTCGATCTTCCTTTATCCACCCGATAAAATCTTTCGAAAAGTCGAGGGATATGTTCTTTAGATATTCCTATTCCTGTATCTTCTACGATCACTTTCAAGGTGTCCTGCTCTGTTTTACAGATGAGTTTCACTTTTCCTTTTTCAGTATACTTTATGCCGTTATCGATTAAATTAATCAGAATCTGTTTCATTCTGTCCGCGTTGCAATAGAAAAACATTCTATCTTCAATATCCTTTTCTAAAGCAATACCCTTTTCTTCTGCTTTCGGTCTCAGTATTGCAAAAACTTCGTCAATCAGTTCATTCATATCCTGCATAGACATATCAATGTCTACTTCTCTCGTTTCAATTTCTGACAGGGATAATATATCTTGAATTAAGCGATATAATCTTTCCGTTTCTATATCAATAATATCTAAAAATCGTTCTGCTACTTTTTGGTTTTCTAATGCTCCATTTTTTAAAGTATCCACAAAACCCCTGATAGAAGTCAAAGGCGTCTTCAGTTCATGGCTTACGCTGGATACAAAATCACTTCGCATTTGTTCCAGCTTCCTTATTTGAGTAATATCTTGTATGACAAGCAAAGTTCCTATGATTCGCTCTCCTTGTTCTGTCAATGTAATCGGGCTTGTATAGATTCTCAAAATCTTGGTTTGCTCATCTAATTCCAATTCATCCACAATAGATTCTTGATTTTGAACAGACCTTTCTAAAGCCTCCAGTATTTTTGAATTCCTTACGACTTCATAAAATAGCTTTCCATATACATAATCCTCTTTTACAGAAAATATTTTATATGCGACAGGATTCATAAGCATGATATGGAGACCGGAATCCACAGCAATAATTCCGTTAATCATACTGTTCATAATGGATTCTAACTGGATGTTTTTATGCTTCAACTGAAAAATCGAATATTTTAATTCCTTTGCCATATAATTAAAAGATGTTGCTAATTTTTCAATTTCTTCATCTCCATCCACATATACCTTTTTATTATAATTTCCTTTGGCTATTTCTTCTGCTGCATAAACAAGCTGACGAATAGGCCGTGAAAACTTCTTAGAAAAAATAAAAGCAGCAATAATTGCAATAATTACTCCAAATAAGATTCCTATCATACTATAATCAGCGATTGTACGATTCATTTCCTGAATTTCAACCAGGGGTACCGACAATCTCAGCACTCCGGTAAAATCTTTGGTTTTTATCGGACATGCAATGTATATAAGATGAACCCCTAACGTCTCACTGTATCTTTTACTGAATCCTATTTCATTCTGTAAAGCTTTTATGATTTCAGGACGATTAATATGATTTTCCATAATTTCAGGGGATGACTCAGAATCCCCCAATACTTTTCCATTTTGATCTATGATCGTCAGGCGGGCATTAACGCTTTTTCCATATTCTATAGCAAAATTTTGAAAATCCATTTCTTCCACAGATTTGAATTCATTAATGAACAAATCTGTAAGGAGTTTTCCCTGAACTGAAAGTTCATGTTTTAACCTGTTTGTGTAATACTTCTGGCTGGTCTGAAGAGCTGAATAGGCTGTTGCCAAACAAGAAAAAACAATTAAAACAGTATATGTAATAAGAAGTCTTCTCTGCATTATTTCACTTACTTTCTTCCCTAAATTTATAACCTATTCCGCGTACCGTTTTTATAAAAAAAGGTGAG from Defluviitalea raffinosedens includes:
- a CDS encoding phosphate ABC transporter substrate-binding protein; translation: MRKLHLLSVIMTMVMVIGLFSGCTSQEKNIEETASKEETVSQQNTQAEENNAEELLEGTVAMSGSTTVLPVAQAIADAFSAVEPEITVNVQGGGSSTGIKDAEAGNVDIGMSSRELKEEEKTWGLTEYVLAYDGIAVVVHPSNPISDLDIDTVNKIFRGEIKNWSEIGGSDAPIVVLGREAGSGTRSAFEEIVGLLDKTDDGKEVSGMVADALTFDSNGALKTSVTTQENAIGYLSLGYLDETIKAVTIEGVEATVENVKSGTYKISRPLLLVTKGEVSKEAQSFLDFALGEEGQKIVSEKYIPAK
- a CDS encoding methyl-accepting chemotaxis protein, producing the protein MELFVKSFSKSILNKILVVVIVMQVSSLIIVVINNSLETTRRIKRFANESEILLAKQIEKSSEKLFASIELTLQAISRENSVSNILISEDNKKKILGDFKYYEEGNGAIKRLMIATYNNIFYQYPETKTVSLNYEPTKEVWYKKAMSNKGRVVYLSPAANEQSGNTEIIIAKTVNKDAKTIGVVAAAVSTDYFSSILEEIYLGKTGYAYAVNSDGIITAHRKKEMISKSISSEPFFEKIKDLDTGQLEYEINGKEYFMNFTTNARTGWKFIVVMESKEIEDDIKNMILKNVMILLVVLILGICFSIWIVSGITKPMKYLLDGMKKVEQGDLEVHLIEQSRDEVGKLTRKFNEMIEQIRNLVKSILETAHLLFYSSKEFHRICESHSVSAQVISASLEQLSSTSDLQFTETDHMLKQTMQFSDYINVIIQNAREVMEQAEESKRVNRLGVERVKELHKISKTGMDLGKEVTIEIEGLQSKTKAVANIIYNIEDIARQTNLISLNASIEAARAGEYGRSFGVVATEIRLLAEQTEKLTHTMYSYLGEMVSQVEKATRIMEEVRQISTLQYEAMLNTENVFTHIDKIAGEIALKITRLNEAIYYMNLEKNNLLEGIEHIAHQVEDSALMCRHIHESVEEQTSNIEKIFRSSEELLKMAQDLENKTSMFQLKS
- a CDS encoding PRK06851 family protein, which encodes MDQKGFIKHVFPGGNTTKGFVSFYDNILFQEDAKKIIILKGGPGVGKSSFMKKISERFYNLGYNLEHHHCSSDNNALDGIVITDLKVAILDGTAPHVVDPINPGAIDEILNLGEYWNEEGIRKNKDRIMSIHKEVGRLFKKAYNYLAAGAAIYEAWANTERLALNQSKLNLKSWELLESIFEKYPVKNQIGKDRHLFGTAITPNGLTEYLHTIIGTSKNVYIIKDSPGASAKQLMNRIHNEAVIKGFYVECYHSPIDVDKIEDILIPELDCAITVSNDYHKAKVLPTNVVDLTTCLEESIYRPLQAEIDRDKKLFDDLLQRAIASIQKAKKAHDELESYYIPSMDFEKINDVLENTVKKIMTFVE
- the pstC gene encoding phosphate ABC transporter permease subunit PstC, whose amino-acid sequence is MSIKEMILPNLIHKVETHRLEIPKKLQHTKIIEKIVEKFFFLCAFVSVLSVIMITFFIFIKGSPAIFKIGILDFIFGTQWNPEGEIFGLMPMILGSLCATAGAILIGVPIGVLTAVFIAELAPEWLVRLVKPAVELLAGIPSVIYGFFGLIVIVPLIAKKLGGPGNSLLAVCIILGIMILPTIISISETSIRTVPKEYKEGALALGASHIKTIFTVIIPAAKSGITAGIVLGIGRAIGETMAVILISGNAAIIPKSVLKPIRTLTANIALEMGYAYGLAQEALFATGVILFIFIMILNIILNVITHRAGE
- the pstB gene encoding phosphate ABC transporter ATP-binding protein PstB, which codes for MNHSKFSISNLNLFYGDFQALKNIDMDIPEKEITAFIGPSGCGKSTLLKTLNRMNDLVEGVKITGQITLDGKDIFNDIDVIQLRKRVGMVFQKPNPFPMSIYDNIAYGPRTHGIKKKAILDEIVEKSLQAAAIWDEVKDRLKKNALGLSGGQQQRLCIARALAVEPEVLLMDEPTSALDPISTLKIEDLAVTLKKNYTIIIVTHNMQQAARISDRTAFFLLGEMIEFDKTEKVFSNPKDKKTEDYITGRFG
- the phoU gene encoding phosphate signaling complex protein PhoU, yielding MPIRYEFERELNKMHQHLLKMGTLIEQSIDDTIRAMKNQDIDLAQEVIQRDDEIDQMELAMETECIMLITRQQPIASDLRLITSVLKIVTDLERIADHCADISEYVIRLFNESYKKPLEHIPMMAQQVKKMVKDTIDSYVERDICKARRVIKDDDIIDQYFEDIIKEIQDLMKVEGTFITQGTYLIFITKYLERMADHATNICEWIEYTITGKLKHE
- the pnpS gene encoding two-component system histidine kinase PnpS; translation: MQRRLLITYTVLIVFSCLATAYSALQTSQKYYTNRLKHELSVQGKLLTDLFINEFKSVEEMDFQNFAIEYGKSVNARLTIIDQNGKVLGDSESSPEIMENHINRPEIIKALQNEIGFSKRYSETLGVHLIYIACPIKTKDFTGVLRLSVPLVEIQEMNRTIADYSMIGILFGVIIAIIAAFIFSKKFSRPIRQLVYAAEEIAKGNYNKKVYVDGDEEIEKLATSFNYMAKELKYSIFQLKHKNIQLESIMNSMINGIIAVDSGLHIMLMNPVAYKIFSVKEDYVYGKLFYEVVRNSKILEALERSVQNQESIVDELELDEQTKILRIYTSPITLTEQGERIIGTLLVIQDITQIRKLEQMRSDFVSSVSHELKTPLTSIRGFVDTLKNGALENQKVAERFLDIIDIETERLYRLIQDILSLSEIETREVDIDMSMQDMNELIDEVFAILRPKAEEKGIALEKDIEDRMFFYCNADRMKQILINLIDNGIKYTEKGKVKLICKTEQDTLKVIVEDTGIGISKEHIPRLFERFYRVDKGRSRKMGGTGLGLSIVKHIVKLYDGTIEVNSKEGVGSIFTVTLPRIKN
- the pstA gene encoding phosphate ABC transporter permease PstA — translated: MKNRKLTDIVILAMIWAAAFITVGVVAWILLYVVINGIGKINWDFLTTAPQGFGGGGIYPMIIATCYIVILTLLIAPPIGICSAIYLVEYAKSGKIVRVIRFATESLSGIPSIVFGLFGYLFFVTQLEWKYSLLSGAMTLSIMVLPTMIRTTEEALKSVPVSYREGSLGLGASKLRTIMKVVLPCALPGILSAVILSIGRIVGETAAVYFTVGFAPRMARSIMDSSRTLSVHMYVLTKEGDFANAFATATVLIIIVLTMNFIANLIGKKLNKSRI